From the Nocardiopsis changdeensis genome, one window contains:
- a CDS encoding MerR family transcriptional regulator, with protein MFTIGEFASIGRVSVRMLRHYDRIGLLAPARVDPVTGYRFYEVGQLTRLSRIVQLRGFGLGLEDIARIVCGDPDPRLEREILEAAGESIRREIAERRARLARVEAYLRRREGVPAMSTSDTITAELRRVEPQRIATLTRTAPGHGPENVGPVVGPMFPEAAGALAAAGVGDHGPGVAFYGYDESAGDGITVTAGFVLPSRVEGVPGLEVSELPGGEAAVTTHRGEVAGIGETWAALVDWVREQGLELAGVCREVYWTPGDRPQEEWVTDLVQPVRRAP; from the coding sequence ATGTTCACCATCGGAGAGTTCGCCTCGATCGGGCGGGTGAGCGTGCGGATGCTCCGGCACTACGACCGGATCGGTCTGCTCGCCCCGGCCCGGGTCGACCCCGTGACCGGGTACCGGTTCTACGAGGTCGGGCAGCTGACGCGGCTGAGCCGCATCGTGCAGCTGCGCGGCTTCGGCCTGGGGCTGGAGGACATCGCGCGGATCGTGTGCGGTGACCCCGATCCTCGGCTGGAGCGGGAGATCCTGGAGGCGGCCGGGGAGAGCATCCGGCGGGAGATCGCCGAACGCCGCGCCCGGCTGGCGAGGGTCGAGGCCTACCTCCGGCGCAGGGAAGGGGTCCCCGCCATGTCCACGTCCGACACCATCACCGCCGAGCTGCGCCGGGTGGAGCCGCAGCGGATCGCCACGCTGACCCGCACGGCCCCCGGCCACGGGCCGGAGAACGTCGGCCCCGTGGTCGGCCCGATGTTCCCCGAGGCCGCCGGCGCCCTGGCGGCCGCCGGGGTCGGCGACCACGGCCCCGGGGTCGCGTTCTACGGCTACGACGAGTCCGCCGGGGACGGCATCACGGTCACCGCGGGCTTCGTGCTCCCCTCCCGGGTGGAGGGGGTGCCCGGGCTGGAGGTGTCCGAGCTGCCCGGCGGCGAGGCCGCCGTCACCACCCACCGGGGCGAGGTCGCCGGCATCGGGGAGACCTGGGCGGCGCTGGTCGACTGGGTGCGTGAGCAGGGCCTGGAGCTGGCCGGGGTCTGCCGGGAGGTGTACTGGACCCCCGGCGACCGCCCGCAGGAGGAGTGGGTGACCGACCTGGTGCAGCCGGTGCGCCGGGCACCGTAG
- a CDS encoding DinB family protein translates to MNDARTDLLQRQFDLTWGLLEYHLDRLVPEEVLWEPSPLCWTMHRSGDGWVPDWADSEPDPIPVPTIGWVTWHIGWWWGVTLDHLSGRVPRDREAVAWPGPDGVVEWLSALRGEWAAVLPTVSLDAPAPFPWPEGSGMTVADTAAWVNAELMKNAAELGQLRLLRAASSAKP, encoded by the coding sequence ATGAACGACGCCCGTACCGACCTGTTGCAGCGCCAGTTCGACCTCACCTGGGGTCTGCTGGAGTACCACCTGGACCGCCTGGTCCCCGAGGAAGTCCTGTGGGAGCCCTCGCCCCTCTGCTGGACGATGCACCGCTCCGGGGACGGCTGGGTCCCCGACTGGGCCGACTCCGAGCCCGACCCGATCCCCGTCCCCACCATCGGCTGGGTGACCTGGCACATCGGCTGGTGGTGGGGCGTCACCCTGGACCACCTGTCCGGACGGGTCCCCCGGGACCGGGAGGCGGTGGCCTGGCCCGGCCCGGACGGTGTGGTGGAGTGGCTGTCCGCGCTGCGCGGCGAGTGGGCCGCCGTACTACCGACCGTGTCCCTCGACGCGCCCGCCCCCTTCCCGTGGCCCGAGGGCTCGGGGATGACGGTGGCAGACACGGCGGCGTGGGTCAACGCCGAGCTGATGAAGAACGCCGCTGAGCTGGGCCAGCTGCGGCTGCTGCGGGCGGCCTCCTCCGCGAAGCCGTAG
- a CDS encoding ABC transporter ATP-binding protein, with the protein MTPLSDGLGIRIRGLTKTYDGGDPAHPALQSVDLDIGVRRFVSLIGPSGCGKSTLLRVIAGLEDHDSGEVSLFGSTPSALCAAKGVGLVPQTPALLPWQTVRRNIVLPRRVNRRAGADGEDPDDLLRAVGLSDVAHRYPHELSGGQRQRVAIARAFGLRPRLLLMDEPFSALDEFTREALRLQLLGLWQRRATTVVFVTHSVREAVTLSDEVVVMSARPGRVHEVLPIDLPRPRDAEVVTGPRMHALEDRVRASLQSAWESGAAPDDLVRL; encoded by the coding sequence ATGACACCTCTCTCGGACGGTCTCGGCATCCGCATCCGCGGCCTCACCAAGACCTACGACGGCGGCGACCCCGCCCACCCGGCCCTGCAGTCGGTGGACCTGGACATCGGGGTCCGCCGCTTCGTCAGCCTCATCGGCCCCAGCGGCTGCGGCAAGTCCACCCTGCTGCGGGTGATCGCCGGGCTGGAGGACCACGACTCCGGAGAGGTCTCGCTCTTCGGCTCCACCCCCAGCGCCCTGTGCGCCGCCAAGGGGGTGGGCCTGGTCCCGCAGACCCCGGCCCTGCTGCCCTGGCAGACCGTGCGCCGCAACATCGTCCTGCCCCGGCGGGTCAACCGCCGCGCCGGGGCCGACGGGGAGGACCCCGACGACCTGCTGCGGGCGGTGGGCCTGTCCGACGTGGCCCACCGGTACCCGCACGAGCTCTCCGGCGGCCAGCGCCAGCGGGTGGCCATCGCCCGCGCCTTCGGCCTGCGCCCCCGGCTGCTGCTCATGGACGAGCCCTTCTCGGCCCTGGACGAGTTCACCCGCGAGGCCCTGCGGTTGCAGCTCCTGGGCCTGTGGCAGCGCCGCGCGACGACGGTCGTCTTCGTCACCCACTCGGTGCGCGAGGCGGTCACCCTCTCCGACGAGGTCGTCGTCATGTCCGCCCGGCCCGGCCGCGTGCACGAGGTGCTGCCGATCGACCTGCCCCGCCCCCGGGACGCCGAGGTCGTGACCGGGCCGCGCATGCACGCCCTGGAGGACCGCGTCCGCGCCTCCCTTCAGTCCGCCTGGGAAAGCGGAGCCGCCCCCGACGACCTCGTCCGGCTATGA
- a CDS encoding ABC transporter permease — MPTAFVVVLLGMGWSAVAAEHPYILPRLADVGATLADRPEIFLANAWSTLSIALIGVACGAGTAFVLALLMSEIPVVRRALMPLAVVLNVTPVVALAPGLVVAFGFGLAPKVIVTAIITFFPVLINVATGLRAVPEPVLHVFRTLDASRLEVLWRLRIPYGLPYTLAALRVVMPLSIVGAVVAEFVAAGSSGGLGTLIRTSASSAQLDSVYAAIACLATMGVLMLALVSAVERRVLFWHESQRTRASRRTRAPQRTDTSRPRRSHVAQRTEEPPR, encoded by the coding sequence ATGCCCACGGCCTTCGTCGTGGTGCTGCTGGGCATGGGCTGGTCGGCGGTGGCCGCCGAGCACCCCTACATCCTGCCCCGGCTCGCCGACGTGGGGGCCACCCTGGCGGACCGGCCCGAGATCTTCCTCGCCAACGCCTGGAGCACCCTGTCCATCGCCCTGATCGGGGTGGCCTGCGGGGCGGGCACCGCGTTCGTCCTGGCCCTGCTCATGTCCGAGATCCCGGTGGTGCGGCGCGCCCTCATGCCGCTGGCCGTCGTCCTCAACGTGACCCCGGTGGTCGCGCTGGCGCCCGGGCTGGTGGTGGCGTTCGGGTTCGGCCTGGCCCCCAAGGTCATCGTCACCGCGATCATCACGTTCTTCCCCGTGCTGATCAACGTCGCCACCGGGCTGCGCGCGGTCCCCGAGCCCGTCCTGCACGTGTTCCGGACCCTGGACGCCTCCCGCCTGGAGGTGCTGTGGCGGCTGCGCATCCCCTACGGCCTGCCCTACACCCTGGCCGCGCTGCGCGTGGTCATGCCGCTGTCCATCGTGGGCGCCGTGGTCGCCGAGTTCGTGGCCGCGGGCAGCAGCGGCGGGCTCGGCACCCTGATCCGCACCTCCGCCTCCTCGGCGCAGCTCGACTCCGTCTACGCCGCGATCGCCTGCCTGGCCACCATGGGCGTGCTCATGCTGGCGCTGGTCTCGGCCGTCGAGCGCCGCGTGCTCTTCTGGCACGAGTCGCAGCGCACCCGCGCCTCCCGCCGCACCCGCGCCCCCCAGCGCACCGACACTTCCCGTCCCCGTAGATCCCACGTCGCACAACGAACGGAAGAGCCCCCCAGATGA
- a CDS encoding ABC transporter substrate-binding protein, which yields MTTPTTPLTRYLGAAALAASVLATAACGGSEAAAEPPAESELAINEERCSTNRDAGTITYISGYFYQASVSQLEVFAAESLGFFDAVCLDVEIQGGVGDIMANSQLVSAGTAHFTPIANEAEVVQANQEDHDVIGIATYGHVPIASLLTGPDVEDLKELEGQTMGRPGMLAAPLEAMLNAAGVDVESIEQVESGYDPSVLPRDQVQALTAFRSNEPHQLDAMGEEYREWLPEDFGVVGSFGVMATNPEWAAQNRTVVEDFLRAIGKAFEYCGQEENERECVEYAAALDPTGEFDVDHNLQVWASESELVRASTPDETAVGYIDLNLTEAETQNLVDNGVLDDMPDLEPLFEPHYLEAVYVAGNVSWPAEEEKE from the coding sequence ATGACCACCCCCACCACACCCCTGACCCGGTACCTCGGTGCCGCGGCCCTGGCGGCGTCCGTGCTGGCGACCGCCGCCTGCGGCGGCTCCGAGGCCGCGGCCGAGCCCCCCGCCGAGTCCGAACTCGCCATCAACGAGGAGCGGTGCTCCACCAACCGGGACGCCGGCACCATCACCTACATCTCCGGCTACTTCTACCAGGCCTCGGTGAGCCAGCTGGAGGTGTTCGCCGCCGAGAGCCTGGGCTTCTTCGACGCCGTCTGCCTGGACGTGGAGATCCAGGGCGGTGTCGGCGACATCATGGCCAACTCGCAGCTGGTGTCGGCGGGCACCGCCCACTTCACGCCGATCGCCAACGAGGCCGAGGTCGTCCAGGCCAACCAGGAGGACCACGACGTCATCGGCATCGCCACCTACGGGCACGTGCCGATCGCCTCCCTCCTGACCGGCCCCGACGTCGAGGACCTCAAGGAGCTGGAGGGCCAGACCATGGGCCGGCCCGGCATGCTGGCCGCCCCGCTGGAGGCGATGCTGAACGCCGCCGGGGTCGACGTGGAGTCCATCGAGCAGGTCGAGTCCGGGTACGACCCGAGCGTCCTGCCCCGGGACCAGGTGCAGGCGCTGACGGCCTTCCGCTCCAACGAGCCCCACCAGCTCGACGCCATGGGCGAGGAGTACCGGGAGTGGCTGCCCGAGGACTTCGGCGTGGTCGGCTCCTTCGGCGTGATGGCCACCAACCCGGAGTGGGCGGCGCAGAACCGGACCGTCGTCGAGGACTTCCTGCGGGCGATCGGCAAGGCGTTCGAGTACTGCGGTCAGGAGGAGAACGAGCGCGAGTGCGTGGAGTACGCCGCCGCGCTGGACCCGACCGGCGAGTTCGACGTCGACCACAACCTCCAGGTCTGGGCCTCCGAGAGCGAGCTGGTGCGCGCCTCCACCCCCGACGAGACCGCCGTCGGCTACATCGACCTGAACCTGACCGAGGCCGAGACGCAGAACCTGGTCGACAACGGCGTGCTCGATGACATGCCCGACCTGGAGCCCCTCTTCGAGCCGCACTACCTGGAGGCCGTGTACGTCGCCGGGAACGTGAGCTGGCCCGCCGAGGAGGAGAAGGAGTAG
- a CDS encoding LLM class flavin-dependent oxidoreductase, giving the protein MSESGGTPAADTEYGIFLPIGSGGWIVSETAPHPEATYAYNRRAAVLAEQYGLDFIMSMGKWRGYGGATDHWGRTLESITMMAGLAEATERVKVWATVHTNLFHPAIAAKMFTTLQEIAGGRAGMNIVVGAYAKEFAQMGLWDESLAHGDRYRWTEEWTSVLERLWSEQAVDHDGEYFRLDDCRSLPHPATRPTLIAAGRSEAGLDFQSRHCDGSFLTAQDLPGLRDACRDVKLRAEKQGRSIRTYSMLTVVMADTDEEAEARRLEYGRGADVEALVNMKVSWGLPQDKALSLTAERPEDEAFQTPFVTGSPQTVAERIREIVEFAGLDGLMLIFPDYHTDLADFGERVMPLLRPAGARGEG; this is encoded by the coding sequence TTGTCAGAATCTGGCGGGACACCGGCCGCCGACACCGAGTACGGGATCTTCCTGCCCATCGGCAGCGGCGGGTGGATCGTCTCCGAGACCGCACCGCACCCGGAGGCGACCTACGCCTACAACCGCCGGGCCGCGGTCCTGGCCGAGCAGTACGGGCTGGACTTCATCATGTCCATGGGCAAGTGGCGCGGCTACGGCGGCGCCACCGACCACTGGGGCCGGACCCTGGAGTCCATCACGATGATGGCGGGCCTGGCCGAGGCCACCGAGCGGGTCAAGGTGTGGGCGACCGTCCACACCAACCTGTTCCACCCGGCGATCGCCGCGAAGATGTTCACCACCCTTCAGGAGATCGCGGGCGGCCGCGCCGGGATGAACATCGTCGTGGGCGCCTACGCCAAGGAGTTCGCCCAGATGGGCCTGTGGGACGAGTCCCTGGCCCACGGCGACCGCTACCGCTGGACCGAGGAGTGGACCTCGGTGCTGGAGCGGCTGTGGTCGGAGCAGGCGGTGGACCACGACGGCGAGTACTTCCGCCTGGACGACTGCCGGTCGCTGCCGCACCCCGCGACCCGGCCGACGCTGATCGCCGCGGGCCGCTCCGAGGCGGGCCTGGACTTCCAGTCCCGGCACTGCGACGGCTCGTTCCTCACCGCCCAGGACCTGCCGGGCCTGCGCGACGCCTGCCGGGACGTCAAGCTGCGCGCCGAGAAGCAGGGCCGGAGCATCCGCACCTACTCGATGCTGACGGTCGTCATGGCCGACACCGACGAGGAGGCCGAGGCCCGCAGGCTGGAGTACGGGCGCGGCGCGGACGTGGAGGCGCTGGTCAACATGAAGGTGTCCTGGGGGCTGCCGCAGGACAAGGCGCTGTCGCTGACCGCCGAGCGGCCCGAGGACGAGGCGTTCCAGACCCCGTTCGTCACCGGCTCCCCGCAGACCGTGGCGGAGCGCATCCGGGAGATCGTCGAGTTCGCCGGGCTGGACGGCCTGATGCTGATCTTCCCCGACTACCACACGGACCTGGCGGACTTCGGAGAGCGGGTGATGCCGCTCCTGCGCCCGGCCGGCGCCCGGGGGGAGGGGTGA
- a CDS encoding cysteine hydrolase family protein codes for MTAASLVDTAGHRRPAPGPAGEAAVLVVDTQRDFAAPERPPRSDAGARERIDAALAGTRLLVDRARAAGVPVVWTRLVQDPDEPWDSSRWLRGLADLPPERAAAEEPCLAGTPGPEWFGAAPLDGEEVVDKRRYSAFHGTDLVRMLYSAGVSWLVVCGLTTDCCVDATARDAFQHGFRVVVAADAVGTYEQARQDAALEGLARHAAVVATVDAVTGLWRAGG; via the coding sequence GTGACCGCCGCCTCCCTCGTCGACACCGCGGGACACCGCCGCCCGGCGCCCGGACCGGCTGGGGAGGCGGCCGTGCTCGTCGTGGACACGCAGCGGGACTTCGCCGCCCCGGAGCGGCCGCCCCGGTCGGACGCGGGCGCCCGGGAGCGGATCGACGCCGCCCTGGCCGGGACCCGGCTGCTGGTCGACCGGGCCCGCGCGGCGGGGGTCCCCGTGGTGTGGACCCGCCTCGTGCAGGACCCGGACGAGCCGTGGGACTCCTCGCGGTGGCTGCGCGGTCTGGCGGACCTCCCGCCGGAGCGGGCGGCCGCCGAGGAGCCGTGCCTGGCGGGCACCCCGGGCCCGGAGTGGTTCGGGGCGGCACCGCTCGACGGCGAGGAGGTGGTGGACAAGCGCCGCTACTCGGCGTTCCACGGCACCGACCTGGTCCGCATGCTCTACTCCGCCGGGGTCTCCTGGCTGGTGGTGTGCGGGCTCACCACGGACTGCTGCGTCGACGCCACCGCCCGGGACGCCTTCCAGCACGGGTTCCGGGTGGTGGTGGCGGCCGACGCCGTCGGCACCTACGAGCAGGCCCGGCAGGACGCGGCGCTGGAGGGGCTGGCCCGGCACGCCGCGGTGGTGGCGACGGTCGACGCCGTCACCGGGCTGTGGCGGGCCGGGGGTTGA
- a CDS encoding DUF2795 domain-containing protein yields the protein MGVERGLAGLRRILEGIDFPADKDRIVAAALEAGGDEEVVSALRAMPPADFYEAEEVLRAVPLPEAEPGSHTESARAQERPQR from the coding sequence ATGGGGGTCGAACGCGGCCTGGCAGGCCTGCGCCGGATCCTGGAGGGCATCGACTTTCCGGCGGACAAGGACCGCATCGTGGCCGCCGCGCTGGAGGCGGGCGGCGACGAGGAGGTCGTGAGCGCGCTGCGGGCGATGCCGCCCGCCGACTTCTACGAGGCGGAGGAGGTCCTGCGGGCGGTCCCGCTGCCCGAGGCCGAGCCGGGCTCGCACACCGAGTCCGCCCGCGCCCAGGAGCGCCCGCAGCGCTGA
- a CDS encoding type II toxin-antitoxin system RelE family toxin, translating into MTYRTIFRPEAREELRKLPRTVAMSVFRKLTELEADPLGFGTTALVGSPEVRRLRVGDYRVIYTVEHDRLIVWVVHVGHRSGVYD; encoded by the coding sequence GTGACCTACAGGACGATCTTCCGCCCCGAGGCCCGGGAGGAGCTGCGCAAGCTGCCCCGCACCGTGGCCATGAGCGTGTTCCGCAAACTGACCGAACTGGAGGCCGACCCTCTGGGCTTCGGCACCACGGCCCTGGTCGGCTCTCCCGAGGTGCGACGCCTCAGAGTGGGCGACTACCGGGTCATCTACACCGTGGAGCACGACCGGCTCATCGTGTGGGTCGTCCATGTGGGGCACCGCTCCGGCGTCTACGACTGA
- a CDS encoding type II toxin-antitoxin system prevent-host-death family antitoxin, translating to MNEVQVETIRQVRDHIADVVDRADRDDSPTVITRRGREVAAVVPIEMLRRYQRLEEQEILRLVRERMADPSPGIPMEQVMAEILEGPE from the coding sequence ATGAACGAGGTTCAGGTGGAGACCATTCGCCAGGTGCGCGACCACATCGCCGACGTCGTCGACAGAGCCGACAGAGACGACTCCCCGACGGTGATCACCCGAAGAGGCCGTGAGGTCGCGGCCGTGGTCCCCATCGAGATGCTCCGCCGCTACCAGCGGCTGGAGGAGCAGGAGATCCTGCGCCTCGTCAGGGAGCGCATGGCCGACCCCTCTCCCGGTATCCCGATGGAGCAGGTCATGGCGGAGATCCTGGAAGGGCCGGAGTGA
- a CDS encoding aminoglycoside phosphotransferase family protein — MNIPEAEVDITPGLVRRLLADQHPDLAGLPLTPVANGWDNTILRLGDALAVRLPRRERAAALARNEQRWLGAIAARLGTPVPAPVRVGAPGRDYPWHWSVVPWFEGRTAAEVPVAGRDVLAAPLADFVVRLHVPAPAEAPANPFRGVPLAARSAGFHRRLEAADPPRRELLAGLWDGLAAAPVWSGPPLWLHGDLHPANLLVSPDGNGPAAVLDFGDLTAGDPATDLAVAWMLFGPAGRAAFRARVDAAGTVDAHVWDRARAWALLFGVLLSAHSDDAPTLAAIGAHTLDQVVLEEDTAEVDHG, encoded by the coding sequence ATGAACATCCCCGAGGCCGAGGTGGACATCACCCCCGGGCTGGTCCGGCGGCTGCTGGCCGACCAGCACCCGGACCTGGCCGGCCTCCCCCTCACGCCGGTCGCCAACGGGTGGGACAACACGATCCTGCGGCTGGGCGACGCGCTGGCCGTGCGCCTGCCGCGCCGGGAGCGGGCCGCCGCGCTCGCCCGCAACGAGCAGCGGTGGCTCGGGGCGATCGCCGCGCGCCTGGGCACCCCGGTGCCCGCGCCCGTGCGGGTCGGCGCCCCCGGGCGGGACTACCCCTGGCACTGGTCGGTCGTCCCCTGGTTCGAGGGGCGCACGGCCGCCGAGGTCCCCGTCGCCGGGCGGGACGTGCTGGCCGCGCCGCTGGCCGACTTCGTCGTCCGGCTGCACGTGCCCGCGCCCGCGGAGGCACCCGCCAACCCCTTCCGGGGCGTGCCGCTGGCCGCCCGGTCCGCCGGGTTCCACCGGCGGCTGGAGGCCGCGGACCCACCCCGCCGGGAGCTCCTGGCCGGGCTCTGGGACGGCCTGGCCGCCGCGCCCGTGTGGTCCGGCCCGCCGCTGTGGCTGCACGGCGACCTGCACCCCGCCAACCTCCTGGTGTCCCCGGACGGAAACGGACCGGCCGCGGTCCTCGACTTCGGCGACCTGACCGCCGGCGACCCGGCCACCGACCTGGCCGTCGCCTGGATGCTGTTCGGCCCCGCGGGCCGGGCCGCGTTCCGCGCCCGGGTGGACGCGGCGGGCACCGTCGACGCGCACGTGTGGGACCGGGCCCGCGCCTGGGCGCTGCTCTTCGGCGTCCTGCTGTCCGCCCACTCCGACGACGCCCCGACACTGGCGGCGATCGGCGCGCATACCCTGGACCAGGTCGTCCTGGAGGAGGACACCGCGGAGGTGGACCATGGCTGA
- a CDS encoding PucR family transcriptional regulator → MAEPGRTLKSLLDALDESVHGLMAAPRGLGAVVRSVTVVDDAAPLPVGTLAVVPGEEADALADRNPEGVAAVAVTGVPDGGAERLRALGLPVLSVDPRLTGKEFADLVRAVLDTPGDEPRHRDLFSLAQTVATLTGGLVSIEDSAGAVLAYSAADEGADELRRRTILGRGCPESFLAHLRAWGVNERLAAGEVVEVAERPDLGAERRLVVGVLAGGRMLGSIWVQIGDAPRPAATTRVLLGAARLAATHLMRTHGARSGGDPAELAVGLLTGAFDTDALARHLGADPGTPVSVIALALREEAGQGGWLLDRATETASVYAASYRSDALVIPACGLLYLLMPAPSGNPAPASWVRDLVTALRQNLGTPVQAALAGVAPRMSAVPSLKKVASRTLDVVRDRPELTVTSFEEVRSSVVLRELIDDLAERPHLRDVRLDGLDEEQCRSLAVYLDTFGDVTRAAELLHVHPNTLRHRIRRIRTLTGLDLDDADQRLLASLTLRARR, encoded by the coding sequence ATGGCTGAACCCGGACGCACCCTCAAGTCCCTGCTGGACGCCCTCGACGAGTCCGTGCACGGCCTCATGGCGGCCCCGCGCGGCCTGGGCGCGGTGGTGCGCTCGGTCACGGTCGTCGACGACGCCGCACCGCTGCCCGTCGGCACGCTGGCGGTCGTCCCCGGCGAGGAGGCCGACGCCCTGGCCGACCGGAACCCCGAGGGCGTCGCGGCCGTGGCCGTCACCGGCGTCCCGGACGGGGGCGCGGAGCGGCTGCGGGCCCTGGGGCTGCCCGTGCTGTCCGTCGACCCCCGGCTGACCGGCAAGGAGTTCGCCGACCTGGTCCGCGCGGTCCTGGACACGCCCGGCGACGAGCCCCGGCACCGCGACCTGTTCTCCCTGGCACAGACGGTGGCCACGCTCACCGGCGGCCTGGTCAGCATCGAGGACTCCGCCGGGGCGGTCCTGGCCTACTCCGCAGCTGACGAGGGGGCCGACGAGCTCCGGAGGCGGACCATCCTGGGGCGCGGCTGCCCGGAGTCGTTCCTGGCGCACCTGCGGGCGTGGGGGGTCAACGAGCGCCTGGCCGCCGGAGAGGTGGTGGAGGTGGCCGAGCGCCCCGACCTGGGGGCCGAGCGCCGCCTGGTGGTGGGCGTCCTGGCCGGGGGCCGGATGCTGGGCAGCATCTGGGTGCAGATCGGCGACGCGCCCCGGCCCGCCGCGACCACCCGTGTCCTGCTCGGCGCCGCCCGGCTGGCGGCGACCCACCTGATGCGCACCCACGGCGCCCGCTCCGGCGGCGATCCCGCGGAGCTGGCGGTCGGGCTGCTCACCGGCGCGTTCGACACCGACGCCCTCGCCCGCCACCTGGGCGCCGACCCCGGCACCCCGGTGTCCGTGATCGCCCTGGCCCTGCGTGAGGAGGCCGGGCAGGGGGGCTGGCTGCTGGACCGGGCGACGGAGACCGCTTCGGTGTACGCCGCCTCCTACCGCAGCGACGCCCTGGTCATCCCGGCCTGCGGGCTGCTGTACCTGCTCATGCCCGCGCCGTCGGGGAACCCCGCCCCCGCCTCGTGGGTCCGCGACCTGGTCACGGCCCTGCGGCAGAACCTGGGCACCCCCGTGCAGGCCGCCCTGGCCGGGGTCGCCCCGCGGATGAGCGCCGTGCCCTCCCTGAAGAAGGTCGCCAGCCGCACCCTGGACGTGGTCCGGGACCGGCCGGAGCTGACCGTCACGTCCTTCGAGGAGGTCCGCTCCTCGGTCGTGCTGCGCGAGCTCATCGACGACCTCGCCGAGCGCCCGCACCTGCGCGACGTCCGCCTGGACGGCCTCGACGAGGAGCAGTGCCGCTCCCTGGCGGTGTACCTGGACACCTTCGGCGACGTCACCCGGGCCGCCGAGCTGCTGCACGTCCACCCCAACACTCTGCGCCACCGCATCCGCCGTATCCGTACCCTGACCGGGCTGGACCTGGACGACGCCGACCAGCGGCTGCTGGCGTCCCTGACGCTGCGCGCCCGCAGGTGA
- a CDS encoding MFS transporter translates to MSTETARPGPPRTKVLVASLTGSTIEWFDFFLYGTASALIFNKFFFPSDDPLVSLMLSYLTFSLTFFIRPLGGVVFSHIGDKIGRKKTLVITLSLMGGATMLIGLLPTYETIGILAPILLILLRIVQGLGIGGEWGGALLLAYEYAPANKRGLFGSVPQMGITLGMLLASLALTLMSLLPDAQFEAWGWRVPFVASILLVLLGLWIRAGIDETPSFQKAKEEGTVAKLPVVETFRYHWRAVLVAVGAKVVETAPFYIFGTFVVSYATGTLDFENTEALNAVTVGAIVASVLIPVSGALSDRWGRQRVYLAGAVLLALFIAPYFLMLGTGSTALLVLATVLGLGVFWPPVTATIGTLCSEIFSTQVRYTGVTLGYQIGAALAGGTAPLIATWLLSRYDDSWVPIAGYLVFTAVISIVAVSLARKASRAERHEAAPAGD, encoded by the coding sequence ATGAGCACGGAGACCGCGCGGCCCGGGCCGCCCAGGACGAAAGTCCTCGTCGCGAGTCTGACCGGAAGCACCATCGAGTGGTTCGACTTCTTCCTCTACGGGACCGCCTCGGCCCTCATCTTCAACAAGTTCTTCTTCCCGTCGGACGACCCGCTCGTCTCGCTGATGCTGTCGTACCTGACGTTCTCGCTGACGTTCTTCATCCGCCCGCTGGGCGGCGTGGTGTTCTCCCACATCGGGGACAAGATCGGCCGCAAGAAGACCCTGGTCATCACCCTGTCCCTGATGGGCGGGGCCACGATGCTCATCGGCCTGCTGCCGACCTACGAGACCATCGGCATCCTCGCGCCGATCCTGCTCATCCTCCTGCGCATCGTCCAGGGCCTGGGGATCGGCGGCGAGTGGGGCGGCGCGCTGCTGCTGGCCTACGAGTACGCGCCGGCGAACAAGCGCGGCCTGTTCGGCAGCGTCCCGCAGATGGGCATCACCCTGGGCATGCTGCTGGCCAGCCTGGCCCTGACCCTGATGTCCCTGCTGCCCGACGCCCAGTTCGAGGCCTGGGGCTGGCGGGTGCCGTTCGTGGCGAGCATCCTGCTGGTGCTGCTCGGCCTGTGGATCCGCGCCGGGATCGACGAGACCCCCTCCTTCCAGAAGGCCAAGGAGGAGGGCACCGTCGCCAAGCTGCCCGTCGTGGAGACCTTCCGCTACCACTGGCGCGCGGTGCTGGTGGCCGTGGGCGCCAAGGTCGTGGAAACCGCCCCCTTCTACATCTTCGGCACCTTCGTGGTGAGCTACGCCACGGGCACCCTGGACTTCGAGAACACCGAGGCCCTGAACGCGGTCACCGTCGGCGCGATCGTCGCCAGCGTGCTGATCCCGGTCTCGGGCGCCCTGTCGGACCGCTGGGGTCGCCAGCGCGTCTACCTGGCCGGCGCCGTCCTGCTGGCCCTGTTCATCGCCCCGTACTTCCTCATGCTGGGGACGGGCAGCACCGCCCTGCTGGTCCTGGCCACCGTCCTGGGTCTGGGCGTGTTCTGGCCGCCGGTGACCGCCACCATCGGCACCCTGTGCTCGGAGATCTTCTCCACCCAGGTCCGCTACACCGGCGTCACCCTCGGGTACCAGATCGGCGCCGCCCTGGCCGGCGGCACCGCCCCGCTGATCGCCACCTGGCTGCTGTCGAGGTACGACGACTCGTGGGTGCCGATCGCCGGGTACCTGGTGTTCACCGCGGTCATCTCGATCGTCGCCGTGTCGCTGGCCCGCAAGGCCTCCCGCGCCGAGCGGCACGAGGCCGCGCCGGCCGGCGACTGA